One genomic window of Sporosarcina ureae includes the following:
- the ytpR gene encoding YtpR family tRNA-binding protein, whose product MNIFYNPEGVGDVLFVQLTTERPTAIAAERINDVTLIKDEKTETVVAFNLFDASSYLTVSAVGQVELTEEIGEQLQAALKKNDIDLELELDFTPKFVVGYVAEKEKHPNADKLNICQVDVGEETLQIVCGAPNVEAGQKVVVAKVGAVMPSGMIIRDAELRGVASSGMICSARELDLPDAPDAKGILVVADDMKVGEAFEGKL is encoded by the coding sequence ATGAATATATTTTATAATCCAGAAGGTGTTGGCGACGTATTGTTCGTTCAACTTACAACAGAAAGACCGACAGCAATTGCTGCGGAAAGAATAAACGATGTCACGTTGATCAAAGATGAAAAGACAGAAACCGTAGTAGCGTTCAATTTATTTGATGCATCTAGTTATTTGACGGTTTCAGCTGTTGGTCAAGTAGAACTGACAGAAGAGATTGGCGAACAATTACAAGCCGCATTAAAGAAAAATGACATTGATTTGGAATTGGAATTGGATTTCACTCCTAAATTCGTTGTTGGCTATGTTGCGGAAAAAGAAAAGCATCCAAATGCAGATAAATTGAACATTTGCCAGGTAGACGTAGGGGAAGAAACGCTGCAGATCGTTTGTGGCGCTCCTAATGTGGAAGCAGGCCAGAAAGTGGTCGTAGCAAAAGTAGGCGCTGTAATGCCTTCAGGTATGATCATTCGTGATGCCGAACTTCGCGGAGTAGCATCATCAGGCATGATCTGTTCTGCTAGAGAACTTGATCTGCCAGATGCTCCCGACGCAAAAGGAATCCTCGTAGTAGCAGACGATATGAAAGTCGGGGAAGCTTTCGAAGGCAAGTTGTAA
- a CDS encoding DUF1444 family protein, protein MEAEDLVEELKKRLPKENFDWQFDRRADKLRIVHHTLHKGMDISLPEILSKYEQKNERAIDEVVYTVLETFRAMEKEQEKGFAGENTIYPVIRSTSFPTKSSAGQAFLTKDHTAETRIFYALDLGNTYRLIDQGMLSDLQMTEQEIQEVAMFKVKTLPTAYKQDIVSDNIFYFINNNDGYDASRILNQPFMKEMEQKIEGHMVVSVPHQDVLIIGDIRNETGYDVVAQIAMQFFTTGAVPVTSLSFIYEDGKLEPIFIMAKNRLARKEKKK, encoded by the coding sequence ATGGAAGCTGAAGATTTGGTAGAAGAACTAAAGAAACGCTTACCTAAAGAGAACTTCGATTGGCAATTTGACCGTCGAGCTGACAAGTTGCGGATTGTCCACCATACTCTTCATAAAGGCATGGATATTTCATTACCTGAAATTCTATCCAAGTATGAGCAGAAAAACGAACGAGCAATCGATGAAGTGGTGTATACCGTCTTGGAGACGTTTCGCGCCATGGAGAAGGAACAAGAGAAAGGATTCGCGGGAGAAAATACGATCTATCCCGTCATCCGTTCAACTTCATTCCCAACTAAAAGTTCCGCAGGACAAGCTTTCTTAACGAAAGACCATACAGCGGAAACACGTATTTTCTATGCGCTGGATTTAGGGAACACGTATCGCTTGATAGATCAAGGGATGCTGTCTGATCTGCAGATGACAGAACAGGAAATTCAGGAAGTTGCGATGTTTAAAGTGAAGACGTTACCGACAGCGTATAAACAAGATATCGTATCGGATAATATATTCTATTTCATTAATAATAACGATGGGTATGATGCGAGTAGAATCTTGAATCAGCCATTCATGAAAGAAATGGAACAGAAAATCGAAGGACATATGGTCGTATCGGTTCCCCATCAAGATGTGTTAATTATTGGTGATATCCGGAATGAAACAGGCTATGACGTCGTGGCGCAAATAGCTATGCAATTTTTCACAACAGGTGCTGTACCTGTTACATCACTGTCTTTCATTTATGAAGATGGTAAGCTTGAACCGATTTTCATTATGGCGAAAAATAGATTAGCAAGAAAGGAAAAGAAAAAATGA